A window of the Bacteroidota bacterium genome harbors these coding sequences:
- a CDS encoding peptidoglycan DD-metalloendopeptidase family protein, whose amino-acid sequence MGRRLFVYDEGACAFVEARPSWGRRYGVLLFVFFSGVALSLLGLWLLSPVLGTPAETALRAENEALRQEVERTQHRIQALQARLERLVRRDEELYRLLLGARPLDPAERQVAVGGADAYRSLEGFSTPAAAALERLVEQLDRLERQIQLQQASFGELDRLLREREKLLSALPAILPVQGRLISGFGQRLHPILRIVRDHEGVDFIAPPGTPVYATGDGVIQKLESGGGYGNHIVIEHGFGYTSLYGHLRAFAPGMRPGRKVKRGEVIGYIGNTGLSTGPHLHYEVRRFGRPLNPLHFFVADLTPAQYQALRQAAERSRVSLD is encoded by the coding sequence ATGGGTAGACGGCTGTTCGTCTACGACGAAGGAGCCTGCGCCTTCGTCGAAGCCCGCCCCTCTTGGGGTCGTCGTTACGGGGTTCTGCTCTTCGTGTTTTTCTCGGGCGTCGCTTTGAGCCTTCTTGGGCTTTGGCTGTTGAGCCCCGTTCTGGGCACGCCGGCTGAGACGGCTTTGCGTGCGGAGAACGAGGCTCTGCGGCAGGAGGTGGAGCGAACCCAGCATCGGATTCAGGCCCTGCAGGCGCGTTTGGAGCGGCTAGTCCGCCGCGATGAGGAGCTGTACCGTTTGCTGCTCGGAGCCAGGCCGCTGGATCCAGCGGAACGTCAGGTGGCCGTGGGCGGCGCCGATGCGTATCGCTCTTTGGAGGGCTTCTCCACCCCTGCGGCCGCTGCTTTAGAACGGTTGGTGGAGCAGCTGGATCGTTTAGAGCGGCAGATCCAGCTCCAACAGGCCAGCTTTGGGGAGCTGGATCGGCTACTGCGGGAGCGGGAAAAGCTGCTGTCCGCGCTTCCGGCCATTCTGCCCGTACAAGGGCGGCTGATCAGCGGCTTCGGGCAGCGTCTGCACCCCATCTTGCGCATCGTGCGGGATCACGAAGGCGTGGATTTTATCGCTCCGCCCGGCACACCGGTGTACGCCACCGGGGATGGGGTGATCCAGAAGCTCGAGTCCGGCGGAGGCTATGGCAATCACATCGTCATCGAGCACGGCTTTGGGTATACGAGCCTGTACGGACACCTACGAGCCTTCGCTCCGGGGATGCGGCCTGGGCGCAAGGTCAAGCGGGGAGAGGTGATCGGCTACATCGGGAACACGGGGCTCTCCACGGGTCCGCATCTGCACTATGAGGTGCGCCGCTTCGGGCGGCCTTTAAATCCGCTGCATTTCTTCGTGGCGGACTTGACCCCAGCCCAGTACCAGGCACTGCGTCAGGCGGCAGAACGCAGCCGCGTTTCCCTGGACTAA
- a CDS encoding BamA/TamA family outer membrane protein produces MRGWWWLWIGLGFGGTGWAMAQPARPPLVREVQLEGNRTFADEELLLLLQTRPNRRLLDFLPWPRLPIWLWMYELGQNRRLPPFLRRVLLQSGEPPQLLDTARVSADRRTLERFYRRRGFRSVQVDTQFVYRIGDPSQVTVRFRIREGPRTTWSDVRIAGAPPELETLLRRPRGPLRPGKPLDELLLVEERDRILNWLHDHGYAAANLDSIRAYVTVDPRRAEARLELSIRTGPRFRIGDVSAFVEGPLPQSPARTDSLRLPADKSPDGQAHWMRAHLNGEPFLEPGGIWRQLKFQPGEWYNRSRLLATKQQLANLPLVGFADLTVARPTTREQTHLPVRLEVRTLPRHQLDVQGDFISREGIGFSSGIGYQNANLLGEGEQLGLRLSGSLESSVASGPALRRFGFFDRLQAEAQIRFELPYLAFPLQRWDAQELLSSRMALELSGVLAQQREYRIWPRWTIRYRANLQHDWVRSSQFDLLELLWSDVDTLRGFRQAFLLGLDTLAGVPVLESYRPYVNSVTRWTYRWITANLLTRRTGVYLEALAELGGIAPWILDLWAYTPGILEGSLPSVGRARRLSYSLYAKLQLDARRYYAISERATWGWKLLVGAGLPFGAQPTLPFESRFFGGGPTSVRGWEFRQLGPGRLRDKSLQATGADIKLEASLEWRTELLRNFLAANWNAAFFSDAGNVWYGPRNPGPEAGRFRFPESLGQLAWGAGLGLRLDWTFVVFRADWAVRLYDPAIGRGWLPSRPGQRGLWWTLHVGLGQAF; encoded by the coding sequence ATGCGAGGCTGGTGGTGGCTCTGGATAGGACTCGGATTCGGAGGAACGGGCTGGGCAATGGCCCAGCCAGCACGCCCGCCCTTAGTGCGCGAGGTGCAGCTGGAGGGCAATCGGACCTTTGCCGATGAAGAGCTATTGCTTCTGCTGCAAACACGCCCTAACCGAAGGCTGCTTGACTTTCTACCCTGGCCCCGACTGCCGATATGGCTCTGGATGTACGAACTGGGTCAAAATCGTCGTCTGCCCCCCTTCTTGCGCCGGGTGCTTCTGCAGAGTGGTGAGCCCCCCCAACTGTTGGACACGGCCCGGGTCTCGGCCGACCGGAGAACCCTGGAGCGCTTCTACCGGCGCCGTGGCTTCCGCTCCGTACAAGTGGATACCCAGTTCGTATACCGGATAGGCGACCCCAGCCAGGTCACGGTGCGCTTCCGCATCCGGGAGGGGCCGCGCACGACCTGGTCGGATGTGCGCATCGCGGGCGCTCCCCCGGAACTGGAGACCCTGCTGCGCCGACCGCGCGGCCCTCTAAGGCCGGGTAAACCCTTAGACGAACTGCTGTTGGTTGAGGAGCGGGACCGAATTCTAAACTGGCTGCACGATCACGGATACGCGGCGGCCAATCTAGACAGCATCCGCGCCTACGTGACCGTCGATCCCCGGCGCGCTGAGGCGCGCCTGGAGCTTTCCATTCGAACCGGACCGCGCTTCCGCATCGGCGACGTGAGCGCATTCGTCGAAGGACCCCTTCCCCAGAGCCCCGCTCGCACCGATTCCCTGCGCTTGCCCGCCGACAAAAGCCCGGATGGACAAGCCCACTGGATGCGGGCGCACCTGAACGGGGAACCTTTTCTAGAACCCGGTGGCATCTGGCGGCAGCTCAAGTTCCAACCGGGGGAGTGGTACAACCGCTCCCGTCTGTTGGCGACCAAGCAGCAGCTGGCGAATCTGCCTCTGGTGGGGTTCGCTGACCTGACCGTGGCGCGCCCGACAACGAGGGAACAAACCCATCTACCGGTCCGGCTTGAGGTGCGCACCCTGCCTCGGCATCAGCTTGACGTGCAGGGTGATTTCATCAGCCGCGAGGGGATTGGTTTTAGCTCCGGTATTGGGTATCAGAACGCGAACTTGCTCGGAGAGGGAGAGCAGTTGGGCCTGCGTCTAAGCGGAAGCTTAGAATCCTCTGTGGCCTCTGGGCCTGCGCTGCGCCGCTTTGGATTCTTCGATCGTCTGCAGGCCGAAGCCCAAATCCGCTTTGAGCTGCCGTATTTGGCCTTTCCGCTTCAGCGCTGGGATGCCCAGGAGCTCCTAAGCAGCCGCATGGCCCTGGAGCTCTCCGGCGTGCTGGCCCAGCAACGCGAATATCGGATCTGGCCTCGGTGGACAATTCGCTACCGGGCCAACTTGCAGCACGACTGGGTCCGCTCGAGCCAATTTGATCTGCTGGAGCTGCTCTGGTCGGACGTGGACACGCTGCGCGGCTTTCGGCAGGCTTTCCTGCTAGGCTTGGACACGCTGGCCGGGGTGCCGGTGCTGGAAAGCTACCGGCCCTACGTGAACTCCGTGACCCGTTGGACGTACCGCTGGATCACGGCCAACCTGCTTACGCGTCGGACCGGCGTTTACCTGGAGGCCCTAGCCGAGCTAGGGGGTATAGCACCCTGGATTCTGGACCTCTGGGCCTACACACCAGGGATCCTGGAGGGCTCTCTGCCTAGCGTGGGCCGGGCCCGTCGGCTGAGTTATAGCCTTTATGCCAAACTGCAATTGGACGCGCGGCGCTATTACGCGATCTCAGAACGCGCCACCTGGGGATGGAAGCTCCTGGTGGGCGCGGGTCTGCCCTTCGGAGCACAACCCACGCTGCCTTTTGAGAGCCGCTTTTTCGGCGGCGGGCCCACGAGCGTGCGCGGCTGGGAATTCCGCCAACTCGGGCCCGGCCGACTTCGGGACAAAAGCCTACAGGCCACCGGAGCAGACATAAAACTGGAGGCGAGCCTGGAGTGGCGCACCGAGCTGTTGCGCAACTTCTTGGCCGCGAACTGGAACGCGGCCTTCTTCTCCGATGCGGGCAACGTCTGGTACGGCCCCCGCAACCCTGGGCCCGAGGCGGGCCGCTTTCGGTTTCCCGAATCGCTGGGTCAGCTGGCCTGGGGGGCCGGCTTGGGGCTTCGACTGGACTGGACTTTCGTGGTCTTCCGCGCTGACTGGGCCGTGCGGCTCTACGATCCCGCTATAGGAAGAGGCTGGCTGCCCTCTCGACCTGGCCAACGGGGCTTGTGGTGGACGCTGCACGTAGGCCTGGGGCAGGCCTTTTAG
- a CDS encoding cyclic nucleotide-binding domain-containing protein: protein MQTRLLWHRLSSWVRPQDPSEIAEALGALQRTRVLRHLTEAERRELAYAGHFRRFSPQEVIHYQGDPGLGLYLITRGVVELLVQTPVGMQDVATLGVGQFFGELTLFGPYRRLFTAVAAEEVHALCLFRPDLEALRSRQPALAAKLYAGLAEHLAAQLVLLLQGLQETQGTLSALQTLLRVWMDADAYGEGMDR, encoded by the coding sequence ATGCAAACACGCCTCCTATGGCATCGCCTGAGCAGCTGGGTTCGCCCCCAGGACCCCTCTGAGATCGCAGAGGCCCTCGGTGCGCTCCAACGCACCCGCGTCCTACGTCACCTCACCGAAGCAGAACGAAGAGAACTGGCCTACGCTGGACACTTCCGACGCTTCAGCCCCCAAGAGGTGATCCACTATCAGGGCGACCCCGGCCTGGGGCTGTATCTGATCACCCGAGGGGTCGTGGAGCTGCTGGTGCAAACCCCAGTGGGTATGCAAGACGTAGCCACGCTCGGGGTGGGGCAGTTTTTCGGAGAGCTTACGCTCTTTGGACCCTACCGGCGTCTTTTCACGGCCGTGGCCGCCGAAGAGGTGCACGCGCTCTGCCTGTTCCGGCCTGATCTAGAGGCCCTGCGCAGCCGCCAGCCGGCATTAGCGGCCAAACTCTACGCGGGCTTAGCGGAACATCTGGCGGCCCAGCTCGTGCTCTTGCTACAGGGGCTACAAGAAACCCAGGGGACCCTTTCCGCCCTGCAAACGCTCTTACGGGTCTGGATGGATGCGGACGCCTATGGAGAGGGAATGGATCGTTGA
- the rlmD gene encoding 23S rRNA (uracil(1939)-C(5))-methyltransferase RlmD yields the protein MEREWIVEIEKPAFEGKGLGRIDGRIIFVPRAVPGDRLRVRPVKIKSQYAEAVTLEVLRSSPDRVEAPCRHFGLCGGCSWQHVRYEAQLAYKRELVRELFVYLGNLDGLPEVRPVIGADPIFGYRNKLEFSFSPRRWLSAEEIATGEPLDKGFALGFHLPGRYDRVLHLERCWLAPELGNRLLAAIGQYVRTQGWSVYDPHRQRGYLRHLVLRFGVRTHQVLVNLVTHTDEPERMQALSGWLQETFPEVSTFVNNITSRPAQVAVGEQERVYLGPGYIEEQLGPFRFRIAANTFFQPNTHQAERLYEVVRELAELRPTDRLFDLYCGAGTIGIYLSPWVREVVGIEQVPVAVENARQNALLNGVRNATFYCGDVRQMPWPELMAAHGAPDVVVLDPPRSGLHPDVVRLLLELGPERIVYVSCNPATQARDLKGLITRYRIEAIQPVDLFPHTYHIETVVRLTRQP from the coding sequence ATGGAGAGGGAATGGATCGTTGAGATCGAAAAGCCGGCCTTTGAGGGCAAGGGCTTAGGGCGAATCGACGGCCGGATCATCTTCGTGCCCCGCGCCGTGCCCGGGGATCGGCTTCGGGTGCGCCCCGTCAAGATCAAATCCCAGTACGCCGAGGCCGTAACGCTTGAGGTCCTGCGCTCCTCGCCGGACCGCGTTGAAGCCCCCTGCCGGCACTTCGGCCTCTGCGGGGGTTGCTCTTGGCAACACGTGCGCTATGAGGCCCAGTTGGCCTACAAACGGGAGCTTGTACGCGAGCTCTTTGTGTACCTCGGCAACCTAGACGGCTTGCCCGAGGTGCGCCCCGTAATTGGAGCCGATCCGATATTCGGCTACCGCAACAAATTGGAGTTCTCCTTTTCCCCGCGAAGGTGGCTATCAGCCGAGGAGATCGCCACCGGAGAGCCTCTGGACAAGGGCTTTGCGCTGGGCTTTCACCTGCCCGGCCGCTACGACCGAGTCTTGCACCTGGAGCGCTGCTGGCTAGCTCCGGAGCTAGGCAACCGGCTGCTTGCGGCCATCGGCCAGTACGTGCGCACTCAAGGCTGGAGCGTCTACGACCCGCACCGACAGAGGGGCTACCTACGCCACCTTGTGCTGCGCTTCGGCGTGCGCACCCATCAGGTGCTCGTCAACCTTGTTACGCACACCGATGAGCCCGAGCGCATGCAGGCCCTATCCGGATGGCTCCAGGAGACCTTCCCGGAGGTGAGCACGTTCGTCAACAACATCACGAGCCGTCCGGCGCAAGTGGCCGTAGGGGAACAGGAGCGCGTCTACCTGGGTCCGGGATATATCGAAGAGCAACTTGGGCCCTTCCGGTTTCGCATCGCGGCCAACACCTTCTTTCAGCCCAACACGCACCAGGCCGAGCGACTCTATGAGGTCGTGCGCGAGCTGGCCGAGCTTCGGCCCACAGATCGGCTCTTCGACCTGTACTGCGGCGCGGGTACGATCGGCATCTACTTAAGCCCGTGGGTGCGCGAGGTAGTGGGCATCGAACAGGTGCCCGTGGCTGTCGAAAACGCGCGCCAGAACGCGCTCCTTAACGGGGTGCGCAACGCCACCTTTTACTGCGGGGACGTACGCCAAATGCCCTGGCCTGAGCTCATGGCCGCTCACGGAGCCCCGGACGTGGTCGTGCTCGATCCCCCCCGATCCGGCCTGCACCCCGACGTGGTGCGCCTGTTGCTAGAGCTGGGCCCGGAGCGCATCGTGTACGTAAGCTGCAACCCGGCCACGCAAGCACGGGACCTTAAAGGGCTCATCACGCGCTATCGGATAGAGGCCATTCAGCCCGTAGACCTGTTTCCGCACACGTATCACATCGAAACCGTGGTTCGGCTCACGCGCCAGCCGTGA
- the rsmA gene encoding 16S rRNA (adenine(1518)-N(6)/adenine(1519)-N(6))-dimethyltransferase RsmA — translation MKPELRPTWKPRKRWGQHFLRDLHAARHIAALTEAGPADWVIEIGPGTGSLTVWLLERTPHVTALEIDPQAVTQLRRRLPELDVRQADVRDLNWPALLEERPQRPILCGNLPYYLGSWIVRMALENRNRLRAAVFTLQREVAERLTASAGTKAYGSLSVLAQLWSRPELCLRLPPGAFYPPPKVESAVVRLVFDRPELPVRDAFVEQLVRAAFARRRKTLRNNLRSLPLPEKLLLRYGNRRAEELSPEVFVELAQAYEVASRQTGPSP, via the coding sequence GTGAAACCTGAGCTGCGCCCCACCTGGAAGCCCCGCAAGCGCTGGGGGCAGCATTTTCTGCGCGATTTGCACGCGGCCCGTCACATCGCCGCCTTAACGGAAGCCGGTCCGGCGGACTGGGTGATCGAAATCGGCCCCGGAACAGGTTCGCTTACGGTTTGGCTTCTGGAGCGCACCCCACACGTGACGGCCCTGGAAATCGACCCCCAAGCCGTGACGCAGCTGCGCCGGCGGCTTCCGGAGCTCGACGTGCGCCAAGCGGACGTGCGGGATCTGAACTGGCCGGCCCTGCTTGAGGAGCGCCCGCAACGACCCATTCTCTGCGGCAACCTCCCCTACTACCTGGGCTCCTGGATCGTGCGCATGGCGCTGGAGAACCGAAACCGGCTGCGCGCAGCCGTTTTCACCCTGCAACGCGAGGTGGCCGAACGCCTTACCGCCTCCGCCGGCACGAAGGCCTACGGGAGCTTGAGTGTGCTGGCGCAGCTTTGGAGCCGACCGGAGCTCTGCCTTCGACTGCCTCCGGGGGCCTTCTATCCCCCTCCGAAGGTGGAAAGCGCCGTCGTGCGTCTTGTCTTCGACCGGCCCGAGCTCCCCGTGCGGGACGCCTTCGTAGAGCAGCTGGTGCGCGCGGCCTTCGCCAGGCGACGCAAGACGTTGCGCAACAACCTGCGCTCGCTACCGTTGCCGGAGAAGCTGCTCCTGCGCTACGGGAACAGGCGCGCCGAGGAGCTTTCGCCGGAGGTCTTCGTGGAACTAGCCCAAGCCTATGAGGTCGCAAGCCGGCAGACGGGTCCCTCCCCCTAA
- a CDS encoding sodium:solute symporter family protein, with the protein MPFRLHLIDWALVGAYALWVLYRGFWRARARSQAAEDFLLAGRALTAPAFVATLVSTWYGGILGVGEYAYRYGISQWLVFGLPYYVFALLFALFWAEPIRRSGALSVPDRLRAVYGPWAGLLGALWSAVLASPAPYVYMLGLLVQAATGLPFVWALLLGAVASGAYVWTGGFRAVVRTDAWQFGLMYLGFGLIVPWLVLQYGGWAFLRSALPPSHWSWDGGQGLGYVLVWFFVALWTFVDPGFHQRVLAARSPETARKGILGAVLFWVLFDALTTAAGLYARALLRELAHPALAYPALAEQALPPGLKGLFWVGLLATIMSTVDSYLLLSAQMLGFEVLGRWHARWPAGTYVRVGLLATLLLALLIALWAPGVIAIWYTLGTLMIPGLLLPTLGAYAARWRPSRMIALGMLIGGPLCALLWMALARRPEGYWGGIEPLYAGLAWCVLLWLANLVRERLFRGSL; encoded by the coding sequence ATGCCTTTCCGGTTGCACCTGATCGACTGGGCGCTTGTGGGCGCCTACGCGCTGTGGGTCCTCTACCGGGGGTTCTGGAGGGCGCGCGCCCGAAGTCAAGCAGCCGAGGATTTTCTGCTAGCCGGGCGCGCGCTTACGGCCCCTGCTTTCGTGGCCACGCTTGTCTCCACCTGGTATGGGGGCATCCTGGGGGTGGGGGAGTACGCTTACCGGTACGGCATCTCCCAGTGGCTCGTTTTCGGGTTACCCTACTACGTGTTCGCCCTGCTTTTCGCCTTGTTTTGGGCTGAGCCCATCCGGCGCAGCGGGGCCCTTTCCGTGCCCGATCGGCTGCGAGCCGTCTATGGACCGTGGGCAGGTCTTCTGGGCGCCCTCTGGAGCGCCGTGCTGGCTAGCCCCGCGCCGTACGTGTATATGTTGGGCCTGCTGGTGCAGGCGGCAACCGGGCTGCCCTTCGTGTGGGCGCTTCTTTTGGGGGCTGTGGCCTCGGGGGCGTACGTGTGGACGGGCGGTTTCCGGGCTGTGGTGCGCACCGACGCGTGGCAGTTCGGGCTCATGTACCTAGGCTTTGGCCTTATCGTGCCTTGGCTTGTGCTGCAGTACGGAGGGTGGGCGTTTCTGCGCTCGGCCCTGCCCCCGAGCCACTGGTCCTGGGACGGCGGGCAGGGTTTAGGGTATGTGCTTGTCTGGTTTTTCGTGGCCCTGTGGACGTTCGTAGATCCGGGCTTTCATCAGCGCGTTTTGGCCGCTCGCTCTCCCGAGACGGCCCGAAAGGGCATTTTGGGCGCGGTGCTGTTCTGGGTTCTCTTCGATGCTCTCACCACCGCGGCCGGTTTGTACGCACGCGCCCTTCTGAGGGAGCTAGCGCATCCCGCCTTGGCTTATCCCGCCTTAGCCGAACAGGCCCTACCGCCGGGGCTAAAGGGGCTCTTCTGGGTGGGTCTATTGGCCACGATCATGTCCACGGTGGACAGTTACCTGTTGCTTTCGGCGCAGATGCTCGGTTTTGAAGTCTTGGGCCGTTGGCATGCCCGATGGCCTGCTGGCACGTATGTTCGGGTGGGCCTGCTGGCCACGCTTTTGCTTGCGCTTCTGATCGCGCTATGGGCCCCCGGGGTGATCGCGATTTGGTATACGCTGGGCACGCTCATGATTCCGGGGCTGCTTCTGCCTACGCTGGGGGCCTATGCTGCGCGTTGGCGTCCTTCTCGGATGATCGCGCTTGGAATGCTCATAGGCGGCCCACTTTGCGCGCTGCTTTGGATGGCGCTAGCCCGAAGGCCAGAGGGTTACTGGGGGGGTATTGAGCCCCTGTACGCGGGCCTGGCTTGGTGCGTCTTGCTCTGGCTGGCGAACCTTGTGCGCGAGCGCCTTTTTCGGGGATCTCTTTAG
- a CDS encoding thiamine diphosphokinase, producing MRALVLADGQPPRKRRLRGHLRRSGCFVVTDGAARLAARWGLVPDAIIGDMDSYQGEFEGRTLLVRDPDQETNDLEKALAWVLSQGVQQVVVLGATGRRLDHTLKNLSVMRRFQPRFERIWLEDEDHRIELIRGGQELIFDGPVGLPVSLFPLSGRAEGIWTEGLRWALRGEALENGVRDGSSNELSARPARVRLERGDLLILITHPSRAGFRSGARLEPQLRCLSGCT from the coding sequence ATGCGCGCGCTGGTGCTGGCCGATGGACAGCCCCCCCGCAAGCGCCGCCTGCGGGGGCATTTGCGACGCTCGGGCTGTTTTGTCGTCACAGACGGCGCAGCTCGCCTGGCGGCGCGCTGGGGTCTAGTTCCGGATGCGATCATCGGAGACATGGACAGCTACCAAGGCGAGTTCGAGGGCAGGACGCTTCTGGTGCGGGACCCAGACCAGGAGACGAACGATCTGGAAAAAGCCCTGGCCTGGGTCCTCAGCCAGGGGGTCCAACAGGTTGTCGTGCTCGGCGCCACAGGCCGGCGTCTGGATCACACGCTCAAGAACCTGTCCGTGATGCGGCGCTTTCAGCCGCGTTTTGAACGGATCTGGTTAGAGGACGAAGACCATCGCATCGAGCTTATCCGAGGGGGACAGGAGCTCATCTTCGACGGCCCGGTGGGGCTTCCCGTGTCCCTTTTCCCGCTGTCCGGACGCGCCGAAGGGATCTGGACCGAGGGCTTGCGATGGGCTTTAAGAGGGGAGGCGCTGGAGAACGGGGTGCGCGATGGATCCTCAAACGAGCTTAGCGCCCGTCCTGCACGCGTGCGCCTGGAGCGAGGTGATCTGCTGATCCTCATCACCCACCCGAGCCGAGCGGGGTTTCGGTCGGGGGCCCGCCTGGAGCCCCAGCTGCGATGCCTTTCCGGTTGCACCTGA
- a CDS encoding TonB-dependent receptor has product MWRLLVAFLLLHAFFSASGAQDRARLEGQVREAESGRPLAGATVLVLGTPWGSAADREGRYAIAGLPAGSYRVRFSFLGYASVEIPVQLAPGEVRRLDAELSSRAISAPEVVVTATRGRERESPITFSNLARQELEARTAVRDLPTVLSALPAVMMHSENGNGLGYNYLRIRGFDQRRISVLIDGVPQNDPEDHNVYWINFYDLAGSLEDVQVQRGGGAAFYGPPAIGGSINLVTRFFGGRPALSAELGYGSFRTQRYTLTGQTTWGGGRYALYGRFSHVRSDGYRQWSWTRFWRFFVGVAGYGERTTWKVQAFGGPQEDGLAFYGIPKAYNRDPQKRRTNYGAASRDREWFHQPQIMALHEWRLRPGLTLYNTAFYVSGDGYFDFDGSWGTKEYFRLQDRPDVREIPRDLIIRAYVDNDQVGWLPRMELTASWGRLVFGAELRGHESLHWGRIQAGTGLPPDVVGAADRRYYEYKGAKRILSVYASQLWRPVEALTLTGDLQLVWQQYRLYAEKYVGNDFRVPYRFANPKLGLHYNLSSQVSLYTSLAYTSREPRLKDIYDAEASSLGQQPHFARRPDGSLDFRRPLVKPERLLNWELGARYRQGALWLAANGYWMEFWDEIVKSGGLDLYGQPRMGNAERTRHLGLEVEGGLRLARGLDLLGNMSLSRHRFVRFTEYDDQAQPQKRDGNPIASAPERLANLTLRYQRGPWELELLARHVGPHHTDNSGSRDPARYVEAYAVADARLTYRLRWADRLSARLNLEVSNLTNRRYLTTGFGADNFFPAAPRAVYAGLKLEL; this is encoded by the coding sequence ATGTGGCGTTTGCTCGTCGCGTTTTTGCTGCTGCACGCGTTTTTCAGCGCTTCCGGCGCTCAAGATCGGGCCCGGCTCGAGGGGCAGGTCCGGGAGGCGGAGTCCGGTCGCCCGCTGGCAGGGGCCACGGTGCTGGTGCTCGGCACCCCATGGGGTTCGGCCGCGGATCGGGAGGGCCGCTACGCGATAGCGGGCCTTCCGGCCGGCTCATATCGGGTGCGTTTTAGTTTCCTAGGCTATGCTTCCGTGGAAATCCCCGTTCAGCTCGCTCCAGGCGAGGTTCGGCGCTTGGACGCGGAGCTTTCCAGCCGGGCCATATCGGCTCCAGAGGTCGTGGTGACGGCTACGCGGGGCCGTGAGCGGGAAAGCCCGATCACGTTCAGCAACCTCGCGCGCCAAGAGCTGGAGGCCCGAACGGCCGTCCGGGATCTGCCCACGGTCCTTTCGGCGCTGCCAGCGGTGATGATGCACTCGGAAAACGGCAACGGGCTCGGCTACAACTACCTGCGCATCCGGGGCTTTGATCAGCGCCGGATCTCTGTGCTCATCGACGGGGTGCCGCAGAACGATCCCGAAGATCACAACGTCTACTGGATCAACTTTTACGACCTGGCGGGCTCTCTGGAAGATGTACAGGTGCAGCGAGGCGGGGGGGCGGCCTTCTATGGCCCCCCCGCCATCGGGGGTTCCATTAACCTGGTGACGCGCTTCTTTGGCGGCCGTCCCGCTCTGAGCGCCGAGCTCGGCTACGGAAGCTTTCGCACGCAGCGCTACACGCTGACGGGGCAGACCACTTGGGGCGGGGGTCGCTATGCCCTCTATGGGCGCTTTAGCCATGTGCGCTCCGACGGATACCGGCAGTGGTCCTGGACCCGCTTTTGGCGCTTCTTTGTGGGGGTAGCCGGCTACGGAGAGCGAACCACCTGGAAGGTGCAGGCTTTTGGTGGCCCGCAAGAAGACGGGTTGGCCTTCTATGGGATCCCCAAGGCGTATAACCGGGATCCCCAAAAGCGCCGCACCAACTACGGGGCGGCTTCGCGCGACCGGGAGTGGTTCCACCAGCCCCAGATCATGGCCTTGCACGAGTGGCGACTGCGCCCCGGCCTTACGCTCTACAACACGGCCTTCTACGTGTCCGGGGATGGATACTTCGACTTCGACGGATCCTGGGGGACCAAGGAGTACTTTCGGCTGCAGGATCGGCCCGATGTGCGGGAGATCCCCCGGGATCTTATCATCCGCGCCTACGTGGACAACGATCAGGTGGGCTGGTTGCCTCGCATGGAGCTTACCGCCTCGTGGGGGCGTCTGGTGTTCGGGGCGGAGCTTCGCGGGCATGAGTCCCTGCATTGGGGGCGGATCCAGGCCGGAACGGGCCTGCCGCCGGACGTGGTGGGTGCGGCCGATCGGCGCTACTACGAGTACAAGGGCGCCAAACGGATTCTTTCCGTTTACGCTAGTCAGCTTTGGCGCCCCGTGGAGGCGCTCACCCTGACGGGGGATCTGCAGCTTGTCTGGCAACAGTACCGGCTGTACGCGGAAAAGTACGTCGGAAACGATTTCCGCGTGCCCTACCGCTTCGCCAACCCGAAGTTGGGCCTGCACTACAACCTCTCCTCGCAGGTGAGCCTCTATACGAGCCTGGCCTACACGAGCCGGGAGCCCCGGCTAAAGGACATCTACGATGCGGAGGCCTCTTCCTTGGGCCAGCAGCCCCACTTCGCTCGGCGTCCTGACGGGTCGTTGGATTTCAGGAGACCTCTCGTCAAGCCGGAGCGGCTGCTCAATTGGGAGCTGGGCGCACGCTATCGCCAGGGGGCGCTTTGGCTTGCGGCCAACGGCTACTGGATGGAGTTCTGGGATGAGATCGTCAAATCCGGCGGCCTGGACCTGTACGGCCAGCCCCGGATGGGCAACGCCGAGCGCACGCGCCATCTGGGTTTGGAGGTGGAGGGTGGCCTGCGCCTGGCCAGAGGGCTGGATCTGCTGGGAAACATGTCCTTAAGCCGCCACCGTTTTGTGCGCTTTACGGAATACGACGACCAAGCCCAGCCTCAAAAGCGCGACGGCAACCCGATCGCTAGCGCCCCGGAGCGGCTGGCCAACCTCACCTTGCGCTATCAGCGCGGCCCTTGGGAGTTGGAGCTGCTAGCCCGGCACGTAGGGCCCCATCATACGGATAATTCAGGATCCCGGGATCCGGCCCGTTACGTAGAGGCCTATGCGGTTGCGGACGCCCGACTGACCTATCGGCTGCGGTGGGCCGATCGCCTGAGCGCGCGCCTGAACCTGGAGGTGAGCAACCTCACAAACCGGCGCTACCTGACGACGGGCTTCGGGGCGGACAACTTCTTCCCGGCCGCGCCGCGCGCCGTATACGCGGGGCTGAAGCTGGAGTTATAG